In Acidobacteriota bacterium, the genomic window CAGCGTTGCGAGGCCAGCTCGGCCAGTGGGGTTCGAAGCCATTCACAGATCCTCGAGTCGTTGCAGATCCCGACGAACCGATCTTAGCCCAGCCTCTTGCCGGCGATGCTTGGGGGCGCGTTCGTCCGCACCTCCATCCGGGAGGCGAGGGGCAAGCTACAATGCGCCCCCATGATCCGATCCGTCTGTGTCTTCATGGGCTCCAACGCCGGAGCCGATCCGATCTATCGCGACGCCGCCCTCGATCTCGGCACCGCCCTCGGTCACCGCGGTCTCGATCTCGTCTTCGGCGGCTCCCACGTCGGCCTGATGGGCAAGGTCGCCAACGCCGCCCTCGCCGCCGGCTCGTCGGTGGTCGGGGTCTTGCCCCAGGTGCTCTCCGATCGCGAGCTCGCCCATGAAAGCCTCACGGAGCTGCACATCGTCGACACTATGCACGACCGCAAGGCCCTGATGGCGGAGCGCGCCGACGCCTTCATCACCCTGCCGGGCGGCCTCGGCACTCTCGAGGAGACCTTCGAAGTGCTCACCTGGGGCCAGCTCGACATTCACCGCAAGCCCTGCGGCATCCTCAATGTCGGCGGCTACTACGACGGCCTGGTGAGTTTTCTCGAGCATGCCGGTCAACAGGGCTTCGTCAGGCCACAGAGCTCGCCCTTGATGATCGTCGAGGGCGAGGTCGAAACTCTCCTCGACCGCCTGACCGCGGCCACCCCACGCAGCTCCTGAGCGCCTCCAGAGCCTTCCTGTAGTTCCTGGCCCGCGGCGGGTCGACCGTCACGCCCAGCGAACGAGCGGATGATTTTTCATACACTCCTCGAGCGGCGGGGGTCGCGACGCAACCCCTGGACGGCGCCGGCGTAAACGGCATCGGCCTTGCTTGGAGGAGATTCACGAAGCTCCTCCCCACGCCGCATCCGAACGGAGACCGAATGGCGAAGAAGTCCGTCCTTTTCATCCTCTGCCTGGCCCTGTTGGCGGGATCCGTCGGAGCGCAGGCTTCGCCCACCCTCGAGGAGGGGAAGCCTGAGCTCGGACTGAGCGCGCCGATCTTCGCCATCGAGGCTCTGCGGGTCGAGGGCAACGATCGGGTGTCGGATGAGATCGTCCTCTCCGAATCGCGCCTCACCGCCGGCCGCTCCTACGCCGAGAACGAGCTGCGCCAGGCGGCCTACCGCATCGCCCGCCTGCCGTTTATCTACTCGGCCGACTTCTCCCTCGCCAAGGGCAGCGAGCGCGGCCTCTATGTGCTGGTCATCGAGGTCGAAGAGACCCGGCGCTTCTTCTTCGGCGGCGACCTGCTGTTCAACCGCTTCCAGCCCGAGGTCACCTACGCCGACGACCAGGAAGTCGACCTTCAGCCCACCGTCGGAGTGCGCTTCTTTCCCGGCCGCCACACCCTGCTCTACATCGCCACCGGCGGCGACAACCCCGGCTTCGGCATCACCCGCTATCGCCTCTTCGATCGCCCGGCCCTGCTCAACCTGTCCTATGCCCGCACTTCCTGCGAAGGCTCCCTCGAGATCCGCACGTCGGACACCGACGACGTCATCATCGGGACCGAGAACTCCGAGTGCCGCACCCGCATCTTCAGCCTCGGCACCGATCCCGCCTACGGTGCCTGGGATCAGCGCGGCACCACCCAAGATGCGCGCTTCGACCTGCGCCTGCCGATCGCCGGCGCCCACTCCGTCGCCCTGCGCGGAAGTTGGCTGAGCGGCGAGCGCGGCGAGCGCCCGCCGGTGATCGGAGACCCGAGGGACTCATCGACCTTCCTGTTTCGCGATCTCATCGCCACCGACCTCGAGCTCGCTTGGCTCTACGACACCACCGACGACCCGATCTTCCCGGCCCGCGGCCAGCGCCTGTCGGCGGGCCTCGGCTGGCGCACCCTCGAGGCCCGCCTGACGCGAGTCTCCTCGCCGACCATCGCCGGCGCCGGTCC contains:
- a CDS encoding TIGR00730 family Rossman fold protein, translating into MIRSVCVFMGSNAGADPIYRDAALDLGTALGHRGLDLVFGGSHVGLMGKVANAALAAGSSVVGVLPQVLSDRELAHESLTELHIVDTMHDRKALMAERADAFITLPGGLGTLEETFEVLTWGQLDIHRKPCGILNVGGYYDGLVSFLEHAGQQGFVRPQSSPLMIVEGEVETLLDRLTAATPRSS